Proteins encoded by one window of Methanothermobacter sp. K4:
- the dmpI gene encoding 4-oxalocrotonate tautomerase DmpI — MPVIQISCNKLTREKKRELVKRITEVSSEVMGLPESTITVLIREVPPEDVGVGGILLCDRD, encoded by the coding sequence ATGCCTGTTATTCAGATAAGCTGCAACAAGCTGACAAGGGAAAAGAAGAGGGAACTCGTAAAACGCATAACAGAGGTCTCAAGTGAGGTGATGGGCCTTCCAGAGTCAACCATAACAGTGCTCATAAGGGAGGTCCCACCCGAGGATGTTGGTGTTGGGGGGATACTCCTCTGTGACAGGGATTGA
- a CDS encoding deoxyuridine 5'-triphosphate nucleotidohydrolase — translation MIGEKELIRLFPDFKELVQPAGIDLRVDEVYRQTGPGSLIDDEKDLPPLERLDPPVYTLEPGKSYLVSVDRRIEIPEGYAMLYLPRSTLLRSFVSVHTAVGDPGFKGTLQFLVQNCGEYEYRIKRGERIAQGVVFPVKGSGRYSGSYQED, via the coding sequence ATGATCGGAGAAAAGGAGTTAATAAGGCTTTTTCCGGATTTCAAGGAACTTGTGCAACCTGCAGGGATTGACCTCCGTGTTGATGAGGTTTACCGGCAGACGGGGCCAGGTTCACTGATTGATGATGAAAAGGATCTGCCGCCCCTTGAAAGGCTGGATCCCCCTGTATACACACTGGAACCTGGGAAATCATATCTTGTGAGTGTGGATAGAAGGATAGAGATACCTGAGGGTTATGCCATGCTTTACCTTCCAAGGTCTACTCTGCTGAGATCCTTTGTATCGGTCCACACCGCGGTTGGGGACCCGGGATTCAAAGGAACGCTCCAGTTCCTTGTCCAGAACTGTGGAGAATATGAGTACAGGATCAAAAGGGGTGAGAGGATAGCACAGGGAGTTGTATTCCCTGTTAAGGGCTCTGGGAGGTACAGTGGGAGCTACCAGGAGGACTGA
- the acs gene encoding acetate--CoA ligase — protein MSGQLDSLLKEERIFNPDYETVKNSNIRIWMDQHGIDDYDELLERARSDPEWFWDEMASELEWFTPYERVLEWEPPHARWFTGGKFNITYNALDRHVAGPEKNRVAYIWEGEDGSVRKLTYYDLYREVNRLANALKGMGVGKGDRVSIYLPMVPELPVAMLACARIGAVHSVVFSGFWAKAFRERAADAEAKVAITADAFYRRGKIIRLKETLDMVADDIPSLERVIVVDRLGEEVNMVEGRDVRWEDAVEGMSDECPCEELDPEDPLFILYTSGTTGKPKGVVHTHGGYAAGVSSTYRFVFDVKERDIWWCAADIGWITGHSYIVYAPLIEGSTSVMYEGAPDYPDPGRIWSMIERYGVTIFYTAPTTVRLFMKYGNKWPEKYDLSTLRLLGSVGEPINPEAWMWYYRMIGGGRCPIMDTWWQTETGMHMITPLPVTPLKPGSAGKPFPTVVADVVDDNGESIRGSGGHLVIRTPWPAMFRTLFREPERYVEAYWSTFQGVYLSGDVARIDEDGYFWIQGREDDVLNVAGHRISTAEVESALVSHPDVVEAAVVGKPDILKGEEIAAFVTLRDTVKPVPRLKGVLREHVRREIGPIASPSYIEFVEDLPKTRSGKIMRRVIKALIRGEDTGDLSTLSNPESVRMLEERLQTI, from the coding sequence ATGAGCGGGCAGCTAGATTCTCTCCTTAAGGAGGAACGAATTTTCAATCCAGATTATGAGACAGTTAAAAACAGCAATATAAGGATCTGGATGGATCAACACGGCATAGATGATTATGATGAGCTCCTTGAGAGGGCCAGGTCAGATCCTGAATGGTTCTGGGATGAAATGGCATCTGAACTTGAATGGTTCACTCCATATGAGAGGGTCCTTGAATGGGAACCACCCCATGCCAGATGGTTCACAGGCGGAAAGTTCAATATAACCTACAATGCACTTGACAGGCACGTAGCTGGCCCTGAAAAGAACAGGGTCGCCTATATATGGGAGGGTGAGGATGGTAGCGTCAGAAAGCTCACCTACTATGACCTCTACCGTGAGGTTAACCGTCTTGCCAATGCACTTAAAGGTATGGGTGTCGGGAAGGGGGACCGTGTGAGCATCTACCTTCCAATGGTCCCGGAGCTTCCAGTTGCTATGCTGGCATGCGCAAGGATAGGGGCCGTTCACAGCGTCGTATTCAGCGGATTCTGGGCCAAGGCGTTTCGTGAGAGGGCTGCAGATGCAGAGGCAAAGGTTGCAATAACTGCAGATGCATTCTACCGGAGGGGCAAGATAATAAGGCTCAAGGAGACCCTTGATATGGTGGCAGATGACATACCATCACTTGAGAGAGTCATAGTCGTTGACAGGCTCGGCGAGGAAGTGAACATGGTTGAGGGACGGGATGTGCGCTGGGAGGATGCAGTTGAGGGGATGAGCGATGAATGTCCCTGTGAGGAGCTCGACCCGGAGGATCCACTCTTCATACTCTACACATCGGGCACAACAGGAAAACCCAAGGGTGTGGTGCACACACATGGAGGCTACGCAGCTGGTGTAAGTTCCACCTACAGGTTTGTATTTGATGTGAAGGAGAGGGACATATGGTGGTGCGCAGCGGATATAGGGTGGATAACGGGTCACAGCTACATAGTCTACGCCCCCCTCATTGAGGGCTCAACATCGGTTATGTATGAGGGGGCCCCTGATTACCCGGACCCTGGAAGGATATGGAGCATGATTGAAAGGTACGGTGTTACCATATTCTACACTGCCCCCACAACCGTCAGGCTCTTCATGAAGTACGGGAACAAGTGGCCTGAAAAGTATGACCTCAGCACCCTCAGGCTCCTTGGATCTGTGGGTGAACCAATAAACCCTGAGGCATGGATGTGGTACTACAGGATGATTGGTGGTGGCAGATGCCCCATCATGGACACCTGGTGGCAGACAGAGACCGGGATGCACATGATAACACCTCTTCCTGTAACACCGCTCAAGCCGGGGTCTGCAGGGAAGCCCTTCCCCACAGTGGTGGCTGATGTGGTTGATGATAACGGTGAGAGCATACGTGGAAGCGGAGGGCACCTGGTTATAAGGACTCCCTGGCCTGCAATGTTCAGGACACTGTTCAGGGAACCTGAGAGGTATGTGGAGGCGTACTGGAGCACCTTCCAGGGGGTTTACCTTAGCGGGGATGTCGCAAGGATAGACGAGGATGGCTACTTCTGGATACAGGGAAGGGAGGATGATGTCCTCAATGTCGCGGGTCATAGAATAAGCACCGCCGAGGTTGAATCGGCCCTTGTAAGTCACCCTGACGTTGTCGAGGCCGCGGTGGTCGGAAAACCGGATATACTGAAGGGTGAGGAGATAGCGGCATTCGTGACACTCAGGGACACCGTGAAACCGGTACCACGCCTCAAGGGCGTTCTGAGGGAGCACGTCAGGAGAGAAATAGGACCCATAGCAAGCCCGAGTTACATTGAATTCGTTGAGGACCTCCCAAAAACACGTTCAGGTAAGATAATGAGGAGGGTTATAAAGGCCCTTATAAGGGGTGAGGATACTGGTGATCTGAGCACACTCTCAAACCCTGAATCTGTGAGGATGCTTGAGGAGAGGCTTCAGACAATTTAA
- a CDS encoding thiamine pyrophosphate-binding protein, whose product MKVCAEILTEILEEAGFTHIFGHPGEQILPLYEALRKSEIQHVLMRHEQGAVHAADGYARASGRPGICVATGGPGALNLVMGVAAANTDSVPLIALTGDLAQGEGGGRFQEADIEGVFSPVVKKSRTARNGEDAALALIEALDAFEMGVTGVMHINLPKDVLEEGVGTIEKPPSTPVRTPRLDDAIEVLRSAEKPLVLAGAGIIWAGAVEEFRKFIAENQLPVVTTYSGRGVLPEDHPLCLGMAGTRGTPAGNYAARECDVLLVLGSRLSDRTSAAIDNPRIIHVNTDPHVLRGDFRLNMNVRDFLMHGIHVKHPFRWLRELHGFRAKNPSLYDLPLGEEKILKTSSAVRKILDAAPDAIVVSDAGSHTTWVTLHRKVLRERSLLFSGGFGPMGYGLPAAVGAKLARPDDDVLLVAGDGGFQMTMQELGTVAELDLGITMCILNNRQLDVIRQWQEMKYGASYSVKMRNPDFVRLAGAYGIGAERVYEIDDVAGAVERGLDSGEPYLVELMVEEENIPLPDL is encoded by the coding sequence ATGAAGGTGTGCGCAGAGATACTCACAGAGATACTTGAGGAGGCGGGTTTCACCCACATATTCGGGCATCCAGGTGAACAGATACTACCCCTCTATGAGGCCCTCAGAAAATCGGAGATCCAGCATGTTCTCATGAGGCACGAGCAGGGGGCTGTCCATGCGGCAGATGGCTACGCCCGGGCCTCTGGAAGGCCAGGGATATGTGTGGCCACCGGTGGTCCCGGCGCCCTGAACCTTGTGATGGGGGTGGCCGCTGCAAACACCGATTCAGTGCCCCTCATAGCCCTAACAGGGGACCTGGCCCAGGGTGAAGGTGGCGGCAGGTTCCAGGAGGCAGACATAGAGGGTGTATTCAGTCCAGTTGTGAAGAAAAGTAGAACCGCCCGTAATGGGGAGGATGCTGCCCTCGCACTCATTGAAGCCCTCGATGCATTTGAAATGGGAGTCACAGGTGTGATGCACATCAACCTCCCCAAGGACGTGCTTGAGGAGGGGGTGGGGACCATTGAAAAACCCCCCAGCACACCCGTTAGAACACCACGCCTTGATGATGCCATTGAAGTTCTGAGGTCAGCAGAAAAGCCCCTGGTCCTGGCAGGGGCGGGTATAATCTGGGCCGGAGCCGTTGAGGAGTTCAGGAAATTTATCGCTGAAAACCAGCTCCCGGTTGTGACGACCTACAGCGGGAGGGGTGTTCTCCCCGAGGACCACCCCCTCTGCCTTGGAATGGCAGGTACAAGGGGGACTCCCGCAGGAAATTATGCTGCAAGGGAATGTGATGTTCTCCTGGTGCTCGGATCAAGGCTCTCAGATAGGACCTCAGCGGCGATTGATAACCCCAGGATTATACACGTTAATACAGATCCTCATGTTCTCAGGGGAGATTTCAGGTTAAATATGAATGTGAGGGACTTTCTGATGCATGGTATTCATGTGAAACATCCTTTTAGATGGTTAAGGGAACTTCATGGCTTCAGAGCAAAAAATCCATCCCTCTATGATTTACCTCTTGGCGAAGAGAAAATCCTTAAGACTTCCTCAGCTGTCCGGAAGATCCTCGATGCGGCACCAGATGCGATTGTGGTCAGTGACGCAGGAAGTCACACAACCTGGGTCACCCTCCACCGGAAGGTTCTCAGGGAACGCAGCCTCCTCTTCTCCGGGGGGTTCGGACCCATGGGATATGGCCTGCCGGCTGCAGTGGGTGCGAAACTTGCAAGGCCGGATGACGATGTTCTGCTGGTGGCAGGGGACGGGGGTTTCCAGATGACCATGCAGGAACTCGGGACCGTGGCTGAACTGGACCTTGGAATCACCATGTGCATACTGAACAACAGGCAGCTTGATGTTATAAGGCAGTGGCAGGAGATGAAATACGGTGCAAGCTACTCTGTTAAGATGAGGAACCCTGATTTTGTGAGGCTTGCAGGTGCATATGGTATAGGTGCAGAGAGGGTTTATGAAATTGATGACGTTGCAGGGGCCGTTGAGAGGGGTCTTGATTCAGGAGAACCCTATCTCGTGGAGTTAATGGTTGAAGAAGAGAACATACCGCTGCCAGATTTATAG
- a CDS encoding alanine--glyoxylate aminotransferase family protein, with protein MDETLLMIPGPTRVAQRVLKAMSENIVNHRSALFGKILTETTEMMSDVFRTNNKSYLLTGSGTAAMEAAVANIIEPGDRVLNVVGGKFGQRFAQIVEAFGGESIRIDVEWGSAVNPDEIGYMLEENDDIKAVTVVHNETSTGVANPIREIGKIMADYDALYIVDTVSSLGGDEVDVDGYGIDICVTGSQKCLAAPPGMAAITLSDDAWKAVESVDNPRTYYLNLKKYRKSGDAEPPETPYTPAVSLIYAMHEALKVIMEEGLNNRIKRHKLAAEATRNAVKALNLELFPDESVSSTTVTAVNLPEGVTDGELRGTMRNKYHVELAGGQDHLKGKIFRIGHMGNITHRELIITFSALEMTLRELGFEVEMGEAVAAVADTYLPEDV; from the coding sequence ATGGATGAAACACTGCTTATGATCCCCGGGCCAACACGGGTGGCCCAGAGAGTCCTTAAGGCAATGTCAGAGAACATTGTTAACCACAGGAGTGCACTGTTCGGTAAAATACTCACTGAAACAACCGAGATGATGTCCGATGTCTTCAGGACAAACAATAAATCTTACCTGCTAACAGGGTCGGGGACGGCTGCCATGGAGGCGGCGGTTGCAAACATCATTGAACCCGGTGACAGGGTCCTGAACGTTGTTGGAGGCAAATTCGGTCAGAGGTTTGCACAGATAGTGGAGGCCTTTGGCGGGGAATCAATCAGGATAGATGTGGAGTGGGGCAGCGCCGTCAACCCTGATGAGATAGGATATATGCTTGAGGAGAATGATGATATAAAGGCAGTCACCGTTGTCCACAATGAGACATCAACCGGTGTTGCAAACCCAATAAGGGAGATAGGTAAGATAATGGCGGATTATGATGCCCTCTACATAGTTGACACGGTTTCATCCCTTGGTGGGGACGAGGTTGATGTTGACGGCTACGGCATAGACATCTGCGTGACCGGCTCCCAGAAGTGCCTTGCAGCCCCACCTGGCATGGCAGCCATAACACTCAGTGACGATGCCTGGAAAGCTGTCGAATCGGTGGATAACCCCAGGACATACTACCTGAACCTCAAGAAGTACAGGAAGAGCGGGGATGCAGAGCCACCTGAAACCCCCTACACACCTGCAGTCTCACTGATATACGCAATGCACGAGGCCCTTAAGGTGATAATGGAGGAGGGACTCAACAACAGGATAAAGAGGCATAAACTGGCAGCTGAGGCAACCAGGAATGCTGTAAAGGCCCTCAACCTTGAACTATTCCCTGATGAATCGGTATCATCCACCACAGTGACGGCCGTTAATCTCCCTGAGGGCGTCACCGATGGGGAACTAAGGGGGACAATGAGGAACAAGTACCACGTTGAACTAGCAGGGGGCCAGGACCACCTCAAAGGCAAGATATTCAGGATAGGCCACATGGGTAACATAACCCACAGAGAACTCATAATAACATTCTCAGCCCTGGAGATGACCCTAAGGGAGCTGGGCTTTGAAGTTGAAATGGGGGAGGCAGTGGCTGCGGTCGCTGACACCTACCTCCCTGAGGATGTCTGA
- a CDS encoding 6-hydroxymethylpterin diphosphokinase MptE-like protein, which produces MEMEVWLEWYGRILDDFGFSRKADEESASYLESFLREHGCPGPESLAVPSLDFIVFGAGPSLREHVKRFKLLGRDVTIVAADGATTALLEEGLIPHIIVTDLDGRMEDIIEANRRGAYLVVHAHGNNLEALRKYLPRLQNFIGTTQSVPYGCIYNFGGFTDGDRAVFLAEALGAETVILAGMDFGEVVTRYSRPDMGSETGRADPVKRLKLEYAERLIEWIERNGRIQLERW; this is translated from the coding sequence ATGGAAATGGAAGTCTGGCTCGAATGGTATGGGAGAATACTTGATGATTTTGGATTCAGCAGGAAGGCCGATGAGGAGTCTGCATCCTACCTGGAATCCTTCCTGAGGGAACATGGCTGCCCGGGACCCGAAAGCCTGGCGGTTCCCTCACTGGACTTCATCGTATTCGGTGCTGGGCCATCACTCAGAGAACACGTTAAAAGATTCAAACTGCTCGGAAGGGATGTTACCATAGTGGCGGCAGATGGTGCAACAACAGCGCTTCTTGAGGAGGGTTTAATCCCCCATATAATCGTGACAGACCTTGACGGTAGAATGGAGGATATAATTGAGGCCAACAGGAGGGGGGCATACCTCGTGGTTCATGCCCATGGAAACAACCTTGAAGCGCTCAGGAAGTATCTGCCACGCCTCCAGAACTTTATTGGGACAACCCAGAGTGTCCCCTATGGATGCATATACAATTTTGGGGGCTTCACAGATGGTGACCGGGCCGTTTTCCTTGCAGAGGCTCTCGGTGCAGAAACCGTGATACTGGCCGGTATGGACTTCGGTGAGGTTGTAACCAGATACTCAAGGCCGGATATGGGTTCCGAAACAGGAAGGGCGGATCCAGTTAAGAGGCTCAAACTTGAATATGCTGAGAGACTGATAGAGTGGATTGAAAGGAATGGAAGGATCCAGCTAGAGAGATGGTAG
- a CDS encoding ORC1-type DNA replication protein produces MKDIRDILLHDETIFRDMNAFDPDYVPENYRYRESQMEALAVCIRPALRNGRPVNAVILGSCATGKTTAIKKIFEMVESTSENVVCCYINCQLHTTRFGIFSQIYSKIFGHQPPETGVPFSRIYQAIMQHLSSENRALVVALDDINHLFYSKNANKVLYDILRAHEVFEGVRTGVFAVLSDIEFRYALDKNVNSIFIPQEIIFPPYTREEIFNILRDRVRVGFYPGVISDELVDRITDHTVDTGDLRYGIDLLRVCGNLAEADASPLITEEHLERAMRSAGPVNLMHTVRTLNRQEREFLLSMIEAEDDDITAGRLYELFHERTGASYSSFNRTIEKLEFLRLIDTRLTGRGVRGNSRIVIPRFSRDELKRCLD; encoded by the coding sequence ATGAAGGATATAAGGGATATACTGCTTCATGATGAAACCATATTCAGGGATATGAATGCCTTTGACCCTGACTATGTCCCTGAGAACTACAGGTACAGGGAATCCCAGATGGAGGCCCTTGCAGTCTGCATAAGACCTGCCCTGAGGAATGGGAGGCCCGTGAATGCCGTTATACTGGGGTCCTGTGCAACAGGCAAGACCACCGCCATCAAAAAGATCTTTGAAATGGTTGAGTCAACATCCGAAAACGTCGTCTGCTGCTATATAAACTGTCAGCTTCACACCACAAGATTCGGTATCTTCTCACAGATCTACAGCAAAATATTCGGGCATCAGCCCCCTGAAACAGGCGTCCCGTTCTCCAGGATCTACCAGGCAATAATGCAGCACCTGTCCAGTGAAAACAGGGCGCTTGTGGTGGCCCTGGATGATATAAACCACCTATTTTACAGTAAAAACGCCAACAAGGTCCTTTACGATATACTGCGGGCCCATGAGGTGTTTGAGGGTGTAAGAACCGGTGTATTCGCGGTTTTATCTGACATTGAATTCAGGTACGCCCTTGATAAAAACGTCAACTCCATATTCATACCCCAGGAAATCATATTCCCACCATACACCCGTGAGGAGATATTCAATATCCTCAGAGATCGTGTTAGGGTGGGCTTCTATCCAGGCGTAATCTCAGATGAACTCGTCGATAGAATAACCGATCACACTGTGGATACCGGGGATCTGCGCTACGGCATAGACCTCCTGAGGGTGTGCGGCAACCTTGCAGAGGCAGACGCCTCACCCCTAATAACAGAGGAACACCTTGAAAGGGCTATGAGGAGCGCCGGGCCGGTTAACCTCATGCACACCGTGAGGACACTCAACAGACAGGAAAGAGAGTTTCTCCTGAGCATGATCGAGGCTGAGGATGACGACATAACCGCTGGCAGACTCTATGAGCTCTTTCATGAGAGGACAGGGGCGAGTTACTCGTCATTCAACAGGACAATTGAGAAGCTGGAATTCCTAAGGCTCATTGACACTAGACTGACAGGTAGGGGTGTTCGTGGTAATTCAAGGATTGTGATCCCCAGATTCAGCAGGGATGAACTTAAGAGGTGTCTGGACTGA
- a CDS encoding archease: MKRFEFFDVTADAGYWAYGRTPEEVFENAALAMFEIMTDTSLVKAEESRRVEIKSEDMVSLLYDWLDELLFIHDTEFILFSKFKVKITEDDDGFRLRGKASGEVIKDHHERRDEVKAVTFHMMDILEEDGLIKARVILDL, translated from the coding sequence ATGAAAAGGTTTGAATTCTTTGATGTGACTGCAGATGCAGGATACTGGGCCTATGGCCGTACACCAGAGGAGGTGTTTGAAAACGCCGCCCTTGCAATGTTCGAGATAATGACAGACACATCACTTGTCAAAGCAGAGGAAAGCAGGAGGGTGGAAATAAAATCAGAGGATATGGTTTCACTACTCTATGACTGGCTTGACGAACTCCTCTTTATACATGACACTGAATTTATTTTATTCAGTAAGTTCAAAGTTAAGATAACTGAAGATGATGATGGCTTTCGGCTTAGAGGTAAAGCCTCAGGAGAGGTGATCAAGGACCACCATGAGAGGCGTGATGAGGTTAAAGCCGTGACATTTCACATGATGGATATCCTTGAAGAGGATGGACTCATAAAGGCAAGAGTTATTCTGGATCTGTGA
- a CDS encoding RtcB family protein, whose product MDIREELVKVRESVWEVPTSYKKGMRVPGRIFLNDEALRDLEKGAVDQVANVACLPGIQKFSIGLPDIHFGYGFSIGGVGAFSARTGVISPGGVGFDINCGVRMVRTNLDHEDVKPKIKELINTLFTNVPSGVGSKGKIRLRPGEIDEVLENGAEWAVENGYGWDQDLKFLEENGKMEDASADKVSDKAKKRGIPQLGSLGSGNHFLEVQMIDEIFNEEAAAAYGVSPGKVAVMIHSGSRGCGHQVCSDYLRLMDKAYRRYKINIPDRQLACAPVDSDEAMDYFQAMAAAANYAWANRQMIVHWVRESFESVFGMSAEDMEMEIVYDVAHNIAKREVHNVKGRDTELFVHRKGATRAFGPGRKEIPGEYRKIGQPVIIPGTMGTSSYLLHGTEVAMDETFGSTAHGAGRKMSRAGAKKTYRGEEVQRKLESEGIYVRATSMPVVAEEAPGAYKDVDLVVRTAHETGISRLVARMLPLGVAKG is encoded by the coding sequence ATGGATATAAGGGAAGAGCTGGTTAAGGTAAGAGAATCCGTCTGGGAAGTTCCAACATCATATAAGAAGGGAATGAGGGTTCCTGGAAGAATATTCCTGAATGATGAGGCCCTCAGGGACCTTGAGAAGGGGGCGGTTGATCAGGTTGCAAACGTTGCATGCCTCCCCGGTATCCAGAAGTTCTCAATTGGACTTCCAGATATACACTTCGGATACGGGTTCAGCATAGGGGGTGTTGGGGCATTCAGTGCCCGTACAGGAGTCATAAGCCCTGGAGGTGTTGGATTCGACATAAACTGTGGTGTCCGCATGGTCAGAACCAATCTGGACCATGAGGATGTGAAGCCAAAGATAAAGGAACTCATAAACACCCTCTTCACCAACGTACCATCCGGCGTTGGGAGCAAGGGAAAAATAAGGCTCAGACCCGGTGAAATCGATGAGGTTCTTGAAAACGGGGCCGAATGGGCCGTTGAAAATGGATACGGATGGGATCAGGACCTCAAATTCCTGGAGGAGAACGGCAAAATGGAGGATGCCAGTGCAGATAAGGTCAGCGATAAGGCCAAGAAGAGGGGCATACCCCAGCTGGGATCCCTTGGATCAGGTAACCACTTCCTTGAGGTCCAGATGATAGATGAGATATTCAATGAGGAGGCTGCCGCCGCCTACGGTGTGAGTCCAGGTAAGGTCGCCGTTATGATACACTCAGGTTCAAGGGGCTGCGGCCACCAGGTATGCTCAGACTACCTGAGGCTCATGGACAAGGCATACAGGAGATACAAGATAAACATACCTGACAGGCAGCTTGCCTGCGCCCCTGTGGATTCAGATGAGGCCATGGATTACTTCCAGGCCATGGCAGCCGCAGCAAATTATGCCTGGGCCAACCGTCAGATGATAGTCCACTGGGTGAGGGAGTCCTTTGAAAGCGTCTTCGGTATGAGTGCAGAGGACATGGAGATGGAGATCGTCTATGACGTGGCACACAACATAGCAAAGAGGGAGGTCCACAATGTAAAGGGGCGTGATACAGAGCTCTTCGTCCACCGTAAGGGGGCAACAAGGGCCTTTGGGCCAGGTAGAAAGGAGATTCCCGGGGAGTACAGGAAGATAGGTCAGCCAGTCATAATTCCAGGTACCATGGGAACATCATCCTATCTACTCCACGGAACAGAGGTTGCAATGGATGAAACCTTCGGTTCGACCGCCCACGGGGCCGGGAGAAAGATGAGCCGTGCCGGTGCAAAGAAAACCTACCGTGGAGAGGAGGTTCAGAGAAAACTTGAAAGTGAGGGCATCTATGTGCGGGCAACATCCATGCCAGTGGTTGCAGAGGAGGCCCCCGGTGCCTACAAGGATGTTGACCTGGTGGTCAGGACAGCCCATGAGACCGGCATATCCAGGCTTGTTGCAAGGATGCTTCCACTGGGAGTTGCAAAGGGATAG
- the mtnP gene encoding S-methyl-5'-thioadenosine phosphorylase, which translates to MIGLIGGTGVYEIVEHGRIIGRESVETPYGRTPEISVFRLHGRDVAFMPRHSRGHESPPHMVNYRANIWGLRKLGVRQILATNAVGSLEESIGPGEFVVPDDFLDFTKNRPSTFYDERTVHVDMTEPYCRDLRSALVESSGAVDGGVYVCTEGPRFETSAEIRMFKSLGGTVVGMTGIPEAVLARELEMCYASICLVSNYAASISPSKLTITEVFEVMEERRGDLIDTLEGAISGLPRNPTCSCQSALSGAEVNENMEECP; encoded by the coding sequence ATGATAGGGCTCATCGGAGGTACAGGGGTATACGAGATAGTGGAACATGGCAGAATAATTGGAAGGGAATCTGTGGAGACACCATACGGCAGAACACCCGAAATATCAGTTTTCAGGCTTCATGGCAGGGATGTGGCATTCATGCCAAGGCACTCCAGGGGCCATGAGAGCCCACCCCACATGGTCAACTACAGGGCAAACATATGGGGCTTGAGGAAGCTGGGTGTCAGACAGATACTGGCAACAAACGCTGTGGGTTCCCTTGAAGAATCCATAGGACCGGGGGAATTTGTCGTCCCGGACGACTTCCTGGACTTCACAAAAAACAGGCCCTCAACATTCTATGATGAGAGGACCGTTCACGTGGACATGACAGAGCCCTACTGCAGGGACCTTCGCTCTGCACTGGTGGAGTCCTCTGGTGCAGTTGATGGTGGTGTATACGTCTGCACCGAGGGGCCGCGGTTTGAAACATCCGCCGAGATAAGGATGTTCAAGTCACTCGGAGGCACCGTTGTTGGAATGACCGGAATACCGGAAGCTGTACTTGCAAGGGAACTCGAGATGTGCTATGCAAGCATATGCCTGGTTTCAAACTACGCTGCATCCATATCCCCCTCAAAACTCACCATCACAGAGGTATTTGAGGTTATGGAGGAGAGGAGGGGGGATCTCATAGACACACTTGAGGGGGCAATTTCAGGGCTCCCCAGAAACCCTACCTGTAGCTGTCAGAGCGCCCTGAGCGGCGCTGAAGTTAATGAAAATATGGAGGAATGTCCTTGA
- a CDS encoding flavodoxin family protein translates to MISASPRKESNTMMVLEHCRDAVESSGVECEIVSLRGMNIESCRACLSYAKKHRCKIDDGLNEIIDKIREADGFIVATPVYFGTARGDLMSALQRIGMVSRVSDGFLSWKVGGPIAVARRGGHTATIQELLMFYFINDMIVPGSTYWNMVFGWAPGEVEDDDEGIETIRRFGENVAELIKRIRSGE, encoded by the coding sequence ATGATATCTGCAAGTCCCAGAAAAGAAAGTAACACCATGATGGTCCTTGAGCACTGCAGGGATGCTGTGGAGAGTAGTGGTGTTGAATGTGAGATAGTATCCCTCAGGGGGATGAATATAGAGTCCTGCCGGGCCTGCCTCAGCTATGCAAAGAAGCACCGCTGCAAGATCGATGACGGCCTCAATGAGATAATCGACAAGATAAGGGAGGCCGATGGGTTTATAGTTGCAACCCCGGTATACTTTGGCACAGCCAGAGGTGACCTCATGTCAGCCCTGCAGCGTATTGGGATGGTTTCAAGGGTCTCAGACGGATTCCTGAGCTGGAAGGTGGGGGGCCCCATCGCAGTTGCGAGGCGGGGAGGCCACACAGCAACGATACAGGAACTCCTCATGTTCTACTTCATAAATGACATGATAGTCCCCGGTTCAACCTACTGGAACATGGTATTTGGATGGGCTCCAGGCGAGGTTGAGGATGATGATGAAGGAATCGAAACCATAAGGCGCTTCGGGGAGAACGTGGCTGAGCTCATAAAGAGGATTCGCAGCGGGGAGTAG